acacacaaacatacaaacacacacacactcccCAGTctctattattttaattttttgatctaCCACAGCCTTCATATACGATTAAAAAAAAGAATTATTTGTAGTTGGAATGATTGGAGATACAATTCTTTAAAGAACTGTTTGTAGTTGGAATGATTGGAGATACAATTCTTTATGGAAACCAGACCATATCCTACAGGTGCAGAGAGCAAGAGGTCTTTCTTCAGTCATGTCAAAATATGAGTGCTGTTCGTAAAAGAAAAGAGACCAATGGCAAGCAaaccatattttttttcatacaatttcaTATTGAAAACAATAGGATCCCGCTTAAACAAACAAATGCAATTTTGATAAAAGTTAAAATGCCTCATAATTAGATGTTACCTGATGTTTCAGTGTAGCTAAGCTTTTTGTGTGCATTGGAGATTGTGGAATAACACCATTTGAAGGAGGAATGCCAATAAGACCACATATTATGACCTAGTCAGAAAACAGTAGTGTAGATGAAAAAAAATAAACCATTGGCAAGAACTGTTTTGAACTATTAGTTCAAAATCCCAATGAAGTAACAAAGTTAAAGAGTGATGTTTCAGATCCAATAGCCTACCAAGAAACCTAGAAGAAGAAGATCATAATGATATGAGGCTGGTTTCTTCAGATTAAACTCCTTCTGTTGGGCAAGCTGAGATGCCACACTGTGGTCAAAGTAGTAAAGGACAGCAATCATAGTTGCTGGAATAAATGCTCCAACAATATACAGTGGAGGCACGTTTACCATTTCCTGTGTAATTAAACAAGCACaaatttatagaaaatatttaaaacaataaaGCATGAAAATTTTCTCCATCAAGGTGATGACGGTGAGTAGCATAATGTAATGTTCAATTTTGGAGCAAGTTTGACGATGGGAAGCACCTTTACAACTGTCCAATTAGAGTATGCACCAGGGGACCATGGATTTGGGCTGAAAAGCCGCCTTGGGATCCCTCTTGGGACTTCATTAACTGGAATATAAGATATAGCAGTCCACACAAGCACCATAAGTGGGACTCCATAGTCCGCAATAAATCCCCGCAGCCAACCTGCAAGTGTGTTGGAAGACTTAAAGAGAGACATGGTCGCAACTAATTGATAAATAGGCAAATATAAAGAGCTTTGGAATAAAATTCCAGGTCCTACACAAATCAGAAAAGTGGATTCTCTTTCAAATCCTAATTCAATAATTTtcatcccaaaaaaaatttataccTGTTCCATAGCACCAGGATCTAGCTTTACGACTCCACAATGCAGTAAGGAGAAGACCAAAGGAGAGAACTAATGCAAACATTCCATTGCCAAAACGCCAAGAAGGTAGGAGCGCAGTCTGGTTAGAATTTTCCCTCTGGGGCTTGCCAAACTCCTCCACCACTCCCTAAAGGATGAAGTTGATCAATTACTACAATTAGTGATAAATGGAAAttccaaataatattttttgcacTTTCAAGCGTAGAGTCTGGTATGAAcctaaaaaatttagtaaaaaatcTATCCACTAAAATTTTCTGGTTTATTTTGCATAAACTCTTATCTTAATTCCCCGATCATCAGTGTTACCATCAAACACAAATTACACAACCAAGTTGAAATATCATAAAAACATGCTTACCCGAATGGCCTGCTGCATGAAGAGCATTGCAATTAGCAGACCAAATAATTCTCCAGCAATACGTGTAAATCTATTTATTATAGAGCAGGCACCCAGTATTGCCAGCAAGAACAGTAAAAGGGCTGTCCATAcacaaaccctaaaaacccaataAAAAAGAGCAATTTTGGTTATAAACCATCTAAAAAATGTTCTTTcattattttgattatttaaaGTGCTCAAGATATACCATCCTGCCCAGGCTAAAAAGAGCTTTTGTCCCAAATCCTTCCTGTCCTTTGCAAAGTTGAACATAAATGTGTACATCAGTACTGTTGGCTCGGCCACCCCTAGTATTAGCAGTGGCTGCCCACCAATAATGGAGTGAATGATGCCACAAAGTGCTGTTGATGCAAGAGTTTGTACTGCTGTTAGAGTTCCATCTGtaacaaataatcaaaataaCGTCTCTTAGCATTTTAATCATCAATTAGCAGCAGTCATAAGACAGAAGGAGCTCAATCAGTCATCCTACAGGTATTTCTTTCCAATTGCTCCCCAAAAGATATAACTGGAATTGCAGAAGCGAAAAATATGTATGTTGTAGGAGCCAGGATcctgaataaaataatgaaaacaaCCACAAAAACAAGTCATCAACTGCAGCCATAAATCCAAGCTAGTAATATTTGTGACTAACACCAAAGGCAATGCTCCTCTTCAAAATGAAATAGCAATTTGTGATAATAGTTGAACCAAGCATAGAGGCTCAAAATCGAAACGGAActtgaattttcttttttaatatgaTGGCATCATATTTTCAAAAAGCAATGGAAAATTACAGACCTGATACCCGCACGGAAACCTCCAGTCCAGTCTTGCTTGTAGCACAAAAGTCTTCCTTTGAGATCATTCTTGATTCCACGGAGAGGAACAAATGTTTCTTCCATGACAAGAGTTTTATGAAGAAGATGTGTGTGCTACAACTTGGTTTCCCtccttttctaatttttagtttttgtttttgacaAAGATCTTACAGGATGTAAAACTGAAGACACTACACTCAAGACACAAATTTAAGGGACTCGAGAGGCCAAAATGGTAGCTAGATTTGCATCAGCAAATATGAGAAATTATTGGTAGAAAGACGATGACTTCTTGATCAGCATAGAAATtagaaaagaagaaacaaaaatagaTTCAGTAAAAAAGTATTGGTTCATTGTTTGTTAATCATAAAAGACCCCAGCTGAGGTACATAAACAAGTGTACTATTGAAGAATTTTACATTTTGCAGGAGTATAGAAAGAATGATTTGGCTGTATAGTTACGAAGAACAAAAGAATCAGTTAGTACTTAGTAATGAAtgtaaattaaaaagaaaaacggATGAATTCTCAGGTGAATTCAGTCCCTGCAATCTCTCCTGATTACTTGAATTCCATATCTGAATAAAAATCAGGCCTGCTAGCGAAGATAACTAATCATGAGATGCAATGGAAGAGTTAACGAAATAAAGTGACAACCTCCATCTGGTAAGATCTCAACTAGCGGTTGACTTCAACAAAGCTTGGATCCATTACCTATCCACTTATCATATCATCAACACAAACACCAACAAAAATTAAGCTAACCAAAACAAAATGCTGCAAAACCCTATAGATCAATTACATGGTATGACTTTACATGCTAAAACTCAATAAACCCTCCTTGAACAAAAGAGTTTTCGAGGTTGAAAGACTAGGATTCGCAAGATTAGCGACGACCCATTTTCAGAAACTGAATTTCTAATGCTCAATGAGGCAAATGGGCATTAACACAAAAGAGAAAACCTTCAAAATCTACTGAAAAAGAAGGGCGCAGAAATCTATCCAGAGTGACAACTACAAGCCCAGGGGACCTAAAGTTTGACAAAGGAGGGATTAGCGAGAACCCATGATTGAAATCCGAAGAAAGATGGATTAGAACAGAGCACGCCGAGCAGGCATTAACCGAACAGAGAAGAACCGAACAAACACCTTCTTCAGAATCACATTACTCAGAGAAGACCCTTTGGAGGAACCTTCAGCATGAGAAAGCAGGAAGCAGAGGGGTGCATAAATAGTGAGCAGTTACATGAGGGGAACGCAGAGAAGACGCAAAAACAGAGAAGATTTAGATGTGCCCAAAGCTGGTTGTGAGGCTGTGAATGAGCAAAACAAGTGAATCGGAGGGATTTTGGTACCTCACGAAATCAAACTCTGCAGGAGACGGTTCGTCAATGGGATTGGGCGTGTTGAGTGAGCGTAAATAACTCTTTCCTGCAGCTCAAATATAGCAAAGAGCTAAAGggaatgtagagagagagagagcagagcaGTAGAATGGAGACAGATAAACAAGAAGAGAGTTGTGTCCCAGTAAAACACTGAAATGGGAAATTTGTGAGTCTCCTAGTTTTTCAGTTTTAGAATTTCTTTTATTTTGCTTTTGGGTTTTTGAAATGGAGATTTGTTATGCTTTCTCACTTGCGGTGCAATTGGCAGAGAGAGCCATTGCTGGACCAGTGTGGGATGGCGAGGAAAGACAAAAACAGTGATGCAACTACTGAGCTGCTCTGCAGTCTTGACGCAAAAAGTAGGAAAGATGGGGGAGGGATTTGTGTAAGCATTTTCATTTTCACCCAAATGGTAAAAATGTCACGCTCCTACTCAACCATAtgatgtgtgtgtatatatatatatatatatattgtttttttttttttctcaactttgaaattttaagaggaaaaattcaCATTGACAAGAGAATAAGTGATAAGAGTGAGTAAAAATTGTCCTCAATCCCCATTCTTTAGCTAAAAACCTAGTTAGTCTCACCAAAGAAATTCCCACAAAAGGAAAACTTTAATTAgaataaaaacaaaaaggaaatgATACATTTTATCCCTTGTCTATAGATGTCTGAATCTTAAGAAGGTAAAAGAAATTTTAGCCACACAATATAACTATGAATGACAAATTGACAACATAAGCAACCTTAATAATGttattcaataattttttttaggagaAATTCTAATAGTTAAAGTTCTaaaattttatattgaaaatcttatgTTCTAATTTTACGAGGGGTGGAAAGAAATATGAGATGAAAGGTGGTTTGTTTTATAATTCAAATCCAATGTGATCTCCAATTGActaaaaactgaataaaaggaataataatCTCAGTATTTGGGatcttttaaaattataaacTTAATCATGCTAAGAATGGACTAATCActtcaattatttttttaataataaccTCTTTTATCCACATGCTAAATTAATACAACCTTCTTAGAGAAACTACGATCGTAAGCAAGTAATGGTGGCAAAGCATCTAGATAAATTTATTAGGCATCAATTTCTTTAACGATGCTGGAAATTATTTGGAGACATAAGGTAGAGATGGAGAGATATACCTAGTTTGGGCAATAACTGtctattaatttaattttctctAGATCGAAGACACTTTAACGTAGTCCTAACAAAGGTCCCTAACTTATTAAAGATTAGTATCTTACAATTAGAAGGTGAGAtccattaaaataatttttagtcGCCATTTATTCTACGCTATATTATGAAAATGGGGAAGATCTCTCCACTCCATAAATTTAATGTCGAAAAGATTTTATTTCGTAAGTTAATTGTTAAGCTTAtaaacttatttttattaaaatgctTTTTTGCCCTTTTATCCACATTTTCAGGAACGGCTCTTCCCAATATTGgaccctaggcgaatgatttaattagagatccttaatattttgtttaatttttatttttatttaaaatttatttttctaagtACATTAAATAATTTTAGCTGCATTGCATGTTCACTCCACCCACCAAACATGTGAATTCCATGAAACAAACAGAGATGGAGAATGGTGAATGCATGCATGggccacttgtgtcaaacaccaatactacaactattgctattgaatatataagaaactaaagtaatgcagaaactaatgataaaacaataaaaagaataagacaagaaattaacaaggttcggtatagaattacctacgtcctcgggtgccgacgatcaatccactacttcttgacaaagtacaactttgaggtgtgttttacaaataaagagtttgagctctttatatagcttcaacctcaagtacAAAAAACATTTCTCTCCAATGTGGggcaaataatacaaaaaattcaaaacaacttgttatactaatgtggaactattctaccaatgtaagacaaaaaacaacaaatctctaCCTTCActataaattcaacaaatttttcagtcaccaacattttctagagttccacatcatcggcgctttaaaaaatattcagacttgtaggatattgattaagtccaagcaatgtttgaacttgTTTGTTGTCACAATTTTGGTCAatatatctgcgggattttcagttgtagcaatcttttaaagaagtatcttgcctccatcaataatatctcgcataaaatgaaaccgaacgtcgatgtgctttgttTGTGCATGATAAACTTGGTTCTttaccaaatgaatagcactttgactatcatagaacacaacaatgtgcttctaaacaactcccaaattttcaagtaaaccttgcaaccaaatagcttccttaatagcctctgaagctgccatgtactctgcttctattGTAGATAAGGCAATAGTAGACTGtaagtgtaacgacccaaaaattacaccatttttttaaaaataaaataaaaacacataaaatacTTTGATATCCCTGCTATAGCATCTCAAGCCTCAGATGGCATTGAGGTATTCCTGTACATAatagacacacctatgcagtggaaaacataagtcacacaaccatatatatacatacaataccaaaatttagtgTTTTCAAACCATAGTTACATTTTTACATCTCTCACCAGTACCATTTATCCCAAAACACAACGCTATGTACTCACTTACCCAATAGGTCTGCCATCAAGaggtcactctatctgcgagcctgatctgctcgcctaactggcatACCTGAAAGATGTTAAAGTAATGCGGTGAAAAGACGcttagtaagtgaaaatatgctattattagtgtgtggcgaccaagttgcataacTATTATAATAACATCTGAAACTGTATAAAATGGTAAATTTGTACAAAGTATATCATACATTCATCGTAGTTTAAAATATAGTTGTATCATctgattttctacttttcatacttctaatattatactatatttatcaaacactgtaaatctgtatacatatacataactgtgatttTCCTtggaaatttgtatgtcatgatttgactccttatgacagggttgtgcggctcgtaggtgggacttaactatggttggcctaccaagtaagtcaatgtactctacccttcctcattcctgccaaactacatccactcctaagcacggaaCTGGAAAAACTATCTCGCCAAAccgggccccctcaacccagagttCTGGGGAGTCTGCAAGCTCTCCGAGCGCAgttgatggtacccacatactatctgagatatgtggttgtactctgatcTGTAAATagaaatggtaccgtgctctattatCTGTATTTATCTGTAAtatttcatcagggatctgatactgtatatatataatctttctactgttttcatcatatttaaaaataaccataacactataaatctgaattgtatatattgtgatatttGTATCATATATCTGTAGTAACTAACTGTAATAACTGTTTATTTGTCTATATAATTTGTTTGTATAATCTGtaaatctaagtgttatggttttacgaaacatggtattctgtaattactgtaatatactaatctgaataaaaactgtgatacttgtttgataaatatctgtctggtaaatatctatttatatctgtatatactataaatcatgatatgctgagaaaaactatataaattctatattagGTAAacatccactcaggccacacaattattAAAACTCATAATCTATAAAAttggataataaactggtataaatataaatatacataaaatttcAGATATCTTTGcaaaaatttcctagcatagcatatttcccttacttagtttctgaaaagccccttttTCTATATCTGGTCCCACAcctgcaaggttctccactcaacaccctgaaaaccacatttcctagaacaaaacatcagtatttctccatgtactacattttctatagCTACGGGTaagataaatattaaataaaatgtcttaccctgaaattgggagggaattcaactcagccccaccaacgatctgctctagcaagcttgaagagaactttcccaggagcgtcatggtggcctcgaatcgtcgaaccggcgagaatTCGGctcgaaaacttagagagaagggggaggcgATGAATtgaggatagagagagagagagagtgatttgtGCGAAAAATTCagttgaaaaatcaagtttaggctatttatatatTGGTCTttgttgatgagccacgtcacttcatcgacgaggtcaagaaggaagtttgtcgacgaatttctactccttgtcgatgaaattcagaactgaaaaatagcctctcggtatcttctcatcgatgagacacgttcCCTTCGATGAGACCCTCATgtatgctcgtcgacgaatcccctgtgttcgttgacgagaccctgtttcatttttctccttttctctcctcctcctattattaaatcataaaaattatccgggtctctacagtaaggtagacctccaactcactggaccattagcaaatgtaaaaacatgtCCAGTAGTTAATcaacgtttatccaaatcacttgcaaaattagaatccacatatccaacaacatgttgatcaataatattatttttctcaaatactataccaacatcaatcgtattcataatatatctcaaaatcttCACAACTTGCCAATGCCCTTTAcctggatcatgcatatacctgctcaccatacaaatagcttgtgaaatatcaggtctagtacaaactaTTGCacacatcagactaccaacagcacttgcataaggaacctgtgacatatacttacgttccttatctgatttaggagataaagccgcactaagtttgaaatgaggagtaagaggagttcttactagttttgaccgctcagacatgccaaaactttgtactaccttcttcaaatactgattctgagacaaactaactcttcctctcattcagtctctacgaatctccatgccaagtattttCTTTgtttcaccaagatctttcatctcaaactcttgatttaactgacttttcaacttgttgatttcttccctattctttgaaactatcaacatatcatcaacatacaagaatAAATATATAGAAGATCCATTTTTTAGTCtatgaaaataaacacaatgatcatgtttatttatgacccatcataaactgatgatatcatttataccactgtcttggagactgttttaaaccatacaacgatttacccagtttacatacccaattttcttttctagcaacctgaaatccatctggctgagtcatatagatttcctcttccaaattaccatgtaaaaatgcagtttttacatcgagctaaactagttcaagatcaaattgtgctaccaaagccaacaaaattcaaatggaagaatgtttaacaattagagaaaatacctcattataatcaatgccttccttttgtgcgtagcccttagctaccaatctagctttaaagcaaacattatttgcatatggaaattcttctttctttacataaacccatttgcaacaaattgctttcttacccttaggcagttaggctagctcccaagtctgattctaataaagagattgcatttcttcatccatcactttttttcacttttctgattcagagttcctcattgcttctttgaaagtgtaaggaacattatcatccacaactggaagtgcataggtcACCATATTAGTATACCGAacaggttttcaaatttctcatcttggcctctgagaaacaattaATTCTTGTTGCtatgaagattctcgaattgaaatttCCTCTTCTTGTAAACtatccccaccgtaactggagagttaccttgtgtagtctcatttctcactgggtttcccaaaattgtctcaacctccacctgttgttgagtaccactggtcttctcttcaactcttAAATCCTtgcatattgttttcttcatcatcacaagttcatcaaaagtcacatccctacttaaaataattttctttgtctctagacaccaaagacgatatcctttGGCTCCTGCATTTATCCTCAAGAATATTGTTTTCTTGGCTCTtagatccaacttagattctttaacatgataataagtcatagtaccaaatacatgtaaaaaatcaTAATCACTAACAGGTTTTCCgaaccatacctcatagggtgttttcccccctattgcagatgatggtagacaaTTGATGAGATGACGTGTATATCTAATagtctcagcccaaaaccttttgtctaacccagtgttagacaacatacatcgaactttctctagTAAAGTCCGATTTATGCGCCTTGCCACCCCTTTCTGTTGTGGTGTATCttgaactgtgaagtgtcgagcaataccttcatcttgacataccttcataaacgggtcactcgtgtattcaccaccattatctgatctgagccgtttaatctttttggCATTTTGagtttcaattaattttttccacttaaggaaaatatcacacatttcatttttatgcttcatagaatacacccaaactcttctagaaaaatcatcaacaaaagtgacaaaataatgcataccacccaacgaagccattTTTGTGGGTCCCCATACatatgtatggatgtagtctaaaataccttcagtctggtggattacagtgccaaatttcactatAGTCTGTTTTCCCATAATGCAATGCttacaaaattcaagtttgcacacctttgcaccctttaacaaaccttgcTTAACTAAGTGttacaaagatttttctcctgcatgtgctaattgCATATGTCATAACCTAGTTGTATCTGAActtgcatctttctcagaaacaacagctgttgagctaataactgtactaccttgtaaataacacaagttatttttccttattcctttcatcatcaCCAATGCACCTgttttaatctttaaggttccatctttcaaagtgatagtgaaccctttagattctaaggcacccaatgaaatcagattcttctttaggcttggaacatatctaacatcagtcaaggtcttaatagttccatctttacatttcaattgtattgatcctattacagttgttttacaagtattgtcatttcccataaaaacaacctcaccatctaattcttcaaaattagaaaatcattccctattgaGACACATATGATAGGAataaccagaatccaaaatccactcaccaaaataatgtgacgaaatgttccaacaagagaaaaatctgacgcACTTCTATCATCATTgactatattggcattagaatgtgttttgcccttattcttctactATAATTtaggcaatctttcttccaatgtccTCTCTTATGataaaaggcacattcatctttagcaggtctcccacgagatttactcctcctatgagatttactcttccttccaagcatacgactctgagaacgtcccttTATTGTTAGTGCTActactgtttccttatggaccctctgatccttctttctacattcagtactaatcaatgcagtacaaacagcatcataagtaactttatttttcccatacaataaagtgatGGTTAAATGTTTATACTCATCAGGGAgggaattcagtaacaatatgactttatccttatctttcaccttttcatccaaatttaacaaataggccaaaattttattgaaagcatttatatggtcattaattgaaatacctagttgatactggaagtgaaacaatttctttttcaaatagagtcaattttctagactcttggtcataaatgtatcttctaatgtctttcataatttctttgcagatgtctccctcataacacagtatttctgatttttagtgagACACAgatgaatcgtaccacatgcttgacgattgatcttttcccaatctctgtcacctaTATCTActagtttatcatccaaagcaatatctaactcttactgatacaagatgtccatcacctcacattgccatataccaaaattattggtactatcaaatttctccacctcaaaccaagcatcagctatcgtcttcgatgatgatgtcaaaaccgaaggggttggagttcatgTGGACATAGTTTCTTCTATTGCTGCAATAGTTTCTGCCAtattctatatattcaatagcaaccaacaaaacaAAAGGCCTAAGATGAATAATACATACCAATtgtgtctactctattttatcttatgaaatttcactttgacAAGGCCGACCTCCATGGactgactgagccgcaatggtctctgagcacttgtttagacaatgtctttcttaggtatcaaacgtggaatcaaggatcctaatagaggaaCAGCTCcatatcgacactattcaacctagcaccaataccaattgttgtgtcgggaaccccacttgtgccaaacaccaatactataattattgctattgaatatataagaaactaaagtaatgtagaaactaataataaaacagtaaaaagaacaagacaagaaattaacgaggttcggtatagaattacctacattCTTGGACgctgacgatcaatccactactttttgacaaagtacaactttgaagtgtgttttacaaatgaagagttgagctctttatatagcttcaactttaagtccaaaaaacacttctctccaatgtaggacaaataatataaaaaattcaaaacaactttttatactaatgtggaactattctaccaatgtgggacaaaaaaacaacatGGGGATGGGGTAACGAATTGAGAAATGAACAATTAAATTAAATCCCAGGGGctggagagagggagagagagggagaggccATGCGCAGGTCtataatctatatatacatataggcaCATAGGCTTTATTGTGTGCAGAGGTACTGAGTATTGACACAATAACTAGTAactataaataatgttaacattattatattaaaaaaaaaaaatt
The Malania oleifera isolate guangnan ecotype guangnan chromosome 13, ASM2987363v1, whole genome shotgun sequence DNA segment above includes these coding regions:
- the LOC131146489 gene encoding probable boron transporter 2 produces the protein MEETFVPLRGIKNDLKGRLLCYKQDWTGGFRAGIRILAPTTYIFFASAIPVISFGEQLERNTYGTLTAVQTLASTALCGIIHSIIGGQPLLILGVAEPTVLMYTFMFNFAKDRKDLGQKLFLAWAGWVCVWTALLLFLLAILGACSIINRFTRIAGELFGLLIAMLFMQQAIRGVVEEFGKPQRENSNQTALLPSWRFGNGMFALVLSFGLLLTALWSRKARSWCYGTGWLRGFIADYGVPLMVLVWTAISYIPVNEVPRGIPRRLFSPNPWSPGAYSNWTVVKEMVNVPPLYIVGAFIPATMIAVLYYFDHSVASQLAQQKEFNLKKPASYHYDLLLLGFLVIICGLIGIPPSNGVIPQSPMHTKSLATLKHQLLRNKLVSTARKSMRKNANLGQLYTSMQEAYREMQTPLVYQTPPALGLKELKESTIQRASSTGYIDAPVDETVFDVDNDIDDLLPVEVKEQRLSNLLQALMVGGCVAAMPILKKIPTSVLWGYFAFMAIESLPGNQFWERILLLFTAPSRRYKVLEEYHATFVETVPFKTIATFTLFQTAYLLLCFGITWIPLAGVLFPLLIMLLVPVRQYFLPKFFKGAHLQDLDAAEYEEAPAIAYMSYEDQPQPRTTHIDGGEILDEIITRSRGEIRRMHSPKVTSSTPSSIDDMKPAYSPRLSQRAFSPRLKELRMEHDRRLTGKGIDTKQTPSPGPSMLGKSSRGSSSG